The proteins below come from a single Pyxidicoccus trucidator genomic window:
- a CDS encoding EF-Tu/IF-2/RF-3 family GTPase, whose amino-acid sequence LEGDTSDIGEPSILKLMEAVDSYIPTPVRATDKPFLMPVEDVFSIAGRGTVATGRVERGIVKVGEEVEIVGLRPTQKTVVTGVEMFRKLLDQGMAGDNIGALVRGLKREDLERGQVLAKPGSITPHTKFKAQIYVLSKEEGGRHTPFFKGYRPQFYFRTTDVTGTVKLPDNVEMVMPGDNIAIEVELITPVAMEKELRFAVREGGRTVGAGVVAEIIE is encoded by the coding sequence CGCTGGAGGGTGACACCAGCGACATCGGCGAGCCGTCCATCCTGAAGCTGATGGAGGCGGTGGACAGCTACATCCCCACCCCGGTGCGCGCCACCGACAAGCCCTTCCTGATGCCGGTGGAAGACGTCTTCTCCATCGCCGGCCGTGGTACGGTGGCGACGGGTCGCGTCGAGCGCGGCATCGTCAAGGTGGGCGAGGAAGTCGAAATCGTCGGCCTGCGCCCCACGCAGAAGACCGTCGTGACGGGCGTGGAGATGTTCCGCAAGCTGCTGGACCAGGGCATGGCGGGCGACAACATCGGCGCGCTGGTGCGTGGCCTGAAGCGTGAGGACCTGGAGCGCGGCCAGGTGCTGGCCAAGCCGGGCAGCATCACCCCGCACACCAAGTTCAAGGCGCAGATCTACGTGCTGTCGAAGGAGGAGGGTGGCCGTCACACCCCGTTCTTCAAGGGTTACCGTCCCCAGTTCTACTTCCGCACCACGGACGTGACGGGCACGGTGAAGCTGCCGGACAACGTGGAAATGGTGATGCCGGGCGACAACATCGCCATCGAGGTGGAGCTCATCACCCCGGTGGCCATGGAGAAGGAGCTGCGCTTCGCTGTTCGCGAGGGCGGCCGCACCGTGGGTGCAGGCGTCGTGGCGGAAATCATCGAGTAG
- a CDS encoding 50S ribosomal protein L23 — MNLTDVIKGPLITEKLDKAREKFRQYSFIVDRKATKHDVARAVETLFKVTVEGVRTNVVRGKIKRVGKSIGKRPNFKKAVVTLKQGDSIELFEGGAA; from the coding sequence ATGAATCTCACCGACGTCATCAAGGGCCCGCTCATCACCGAGAAGCTGGACAAGGCCCGCGAGAAGTTCCGCCAGTACTCGTTCATCGTCGACCGCAAGGCCACCAAGCACGACGTGGCCCGCGCGGTGGAGACGCTCTTCAAGGTCACCGTCGAGGGCGTTCGTACGAACGTCGTCCGCGGCAAGATCAAGCGGGTTGGCAAGAGCATCGGCAAGCGGCCCAACTTCAAGAAGGCCGTCGTCACCCTGAAGCAGGGCGATTCGATTGAGCTCTTCGAGGGAGGGGCGGCCTGA
- the rplV gene encoding 50S ribosomal protein L22, which translates to MESTAHLRFLRMSPRKISTVAALIRGKPVEAALNILKFTKRAAAKPVETLIKSAVANATDKSKGQVDVDTLYVKTISVDQGPTQRRFMPRAMGRATPIKKKTAHIHLVLAEAKKK; encoded by the coding sequence ATGGAGTCGACTGCACATCTGCGTTTCCTGCGCATGAGCCCCCGCAAGATTTCCACCGTTGCGGCGCTCATCCGGGGCAAGCCTGTCGAGGCGGCCCTCAACATCCTGAAGTTCACCAAGCGCGCCGCGGCCAAGCCGGTGGAGACGCTCATCAAGAGCGCCGTGGCCAACGCGACGGACAAGTCCAAGGGGCAGGTCGACGTGGATACCCTCTACGTCAAGACCATCTCCGTGGATCAGGGTCCCACCCAGCGCCGCTTCATGCCGCGCGCCATGGGCCGGGCGACCCCCATCAAGAAGAAGACCGCCCATATCCATCTGGTGCTGGCCGAGGCCAAGAAGAAGTAG
- the rplP gene encoding 50S ribosomal protein L16 encodes MLQPARTKYRKMHKGRTPGAAHRGSDMTYGEYGLVSLQPGWITSRQIEAARIAMTRHVKRGGKIWIRIFPDKPITKKPAETRMGTGKGGVEYYVAVVKPGRILYEMEGMTREVATGALKLAQAKLPVLTKIVTRADLSL; translated from the coding sequence ATGCTTCAGCCTGCTCGTACCAAGTACCGCAAGATGCACAAGGGCCGCACCCCGGGCGCCGCTCACCGTGGCAGCGACATGACGTACGGTGAGTACGGCCTGGTCAGCCTCCAGCCGGGGTGGATCACCTCCCGGCAGATCGAGGCGGCTCGTATCGCGATGACGCGCCACGTGAAGCGTGGCGGCAAGATCTGGATTCGTATCTTCCCGGACAAGCCCATCACCAAGAAGCCCGCCGAGACTCGAATGGGTACCGGTAAGGGCGGCGTGGAGTACTACGTCGCGGTGGTGAAGCCCGGCCGTATCCTCTACGAGATGGAGGGTATGACGCGCGAAGTGGCCACCGGGGCGCTGAAGCTGGCGCAGGCGAAGCTGCCCGTGCTCACGAAGATCGTGACGCGCGCGGACCTGAGCCTCTAG
- the rpsJ gene encoding 30S ribosomal protein S10: protein MATQKIRIRLKAYDSKLLDQSAGEIVETAKRTGAKVAGPIPLPTRINKFTVLRSPHVDKKSREQFEIRTHKRLLDILEPTQQTLDALMKLDLSAGVDVEIKS from the coding sequence ATGGCGACACAGAAGATCCGCATCCGGTTGAAGGCGTACGACTCGAAGCTCCTGGATCAGAGTGCCGGGGAGATCGTCGAGACTGCCAAGCGCACGGGCGCGAAGGTGGCCGGCCCGATTCCCCTGCCGACGCGCATCAACAAGTTCACGGTGCTGCGGTCCCCGCACGTGGACAAGAAGAGCCGCGAGCAGTTCGAGATCCGCACGCACAAGCGCCTGCTCGACATCCTCGAGCCCACGCAGCAGACGCTGGATGCGCTCATGAAGCTGGATCTGTCGGCTGGTGTTGACGTCGAGATCAAGTCCTAG
- the rpsC gene encoding 30S ribosomal protein S3, whose amino-acid sequence MGQKVHPIGFRLGVIKTWDSKWFEHKNYAQWLHEDIRIREFVKKSLNHAGVSKVEIERAANKVKVNVHTARPGIVIGKRGAGIETVKKDLQQFTKNEVFLNIVEVRKAETDAQLVAENIATQLERRIAFRRAMKKALQTAMKFGAKGIRVACSGRLGGAEMARYEWYREGRVPLHTLRADIDYGFAEAKTTYGKIGCKVWVCKGEVLPGKGGQAPMPSNR is encoded by the coding sequence TTGGGACAGAAAGTTCATCCGATCGGGTTCCGGCTTGGCGTCATCAAGACCTGGGACTCCAAGTGGTTCGAGCACAAGAACTACGCGCAGTGGCTCCATGAGGACATCCGCATCCGCGAGTTCGTGAAGAAGTCGCTGAACCACGCGGGCGTGTCCAAGGTGGAGATCGAGCGCGCGGCGAACAAGGTGAAGGTCAACGTCCACACCGCGCGGCCGGGCATCGTCATCGGCAAGCGTGGCGCGGGCATCGAGACGGTGAAGAAGGACCTGCAGCAGTTCACCAAGAACGAGGTCTTCCTCAACATCGTCGAGGTCCGCAAGGCCGAGACTGACGCCCAGCTCGTGGCGGAGAACATCGCCACGCAGCTCGAGCGCCGCATCGCCTTCCGCCGCGCCATGAAGAAGGCCCTGCAGACGGCGATGAAGTTCGGCGCCAAGGGCATTCGCGTGGCCTGCTCGGGCCGTCTCGGTGGCGCGGAGATGGCGCGCTACGAGTGGTACCGCGAGGGTCGCGTGCCCCTGCACACCCTGCGTGCGGACATCGACTACGGCTTCGCCGAGGCCAAGACGACCTACGGCAAGATTGGTTGCAAGGTCTGGGTCTGCAAGGGCGAGGTCCTCCCGGGCAAGGGCGGCCAGGCCCCGATGCCCTCCAACCGGTAA
- the rplB gene encoding 50S ribosomal protein L2, which produces MGIKKYKPTSAARRHMTVSDFADITKDSPEKALTEPLKRSGGRNVHGHITRRHQGGGHKRRYRVIDFKRRDKDGVPARVAAVEYDPNRTANIALLHYADGEKRYILAPVGLSVGDTLFAGETADIRPGNSLPLQNIPVGTVIHNVELKPGRGAQVIRSAGTSGQLMAKEGRYAQVRMPSGTVRMVLIECRATVGQVGNIEHEIIRIGKAGKSRWLGIRPTVRGLAMNPVDHPHGGGEGKSGQGNPHPVSPWGKKTKGLTTRTNKRTDKFIVSGRRQGARSQ; this is translated from the coding sequence ATGGGCATCAAGAAGTACAAGCCGACTAGCGCCGCCCGCCGTCACATGACGGTGTCCGACTTCGCGGACATCACCAAGGACTCGCCCGAGAAGGCCCTCACCGAGCCTCTCAAGCGGTCCGGTGGCCGCAACGTCCACGGGCACATCACCCGGCGTCACCAGGGTGGCGGTCACAAGCGCCGCTACCGCGTCATCGACTTCAAGCGTCGCGACAAGGACGGCGTGCCGGCCAGGGTCGCCGCGGTGGAGTACGACCCGAACCGCACCGCCAACATCGCGCTGCTGCACTACGCCGACGGCGAGAAGCGCTACATCCTCGCTCCCGTGGGCCTGAGCGTGGGTGACACCCTGTTCGCCGGCGAGACGGCGGACATCCGTCCGGGCAACAGCCTGCCGCTGCAGAACATCCCGGTGGGTACCGTCATCCACAACGTGGAGCTGAAGCCGGGCCGTGGCGCCCAGGTCATCCGCTCCGCCGGAACCTCGGGGCAGCTGATGGCGAAGGAGGGCCGCTACGCGCAGGTGCGTATGCCTTCCGGCACCGTCCGCATGGTCCTCATCGAGTGCCGCGCCACCGTTGGCCAGGTGGGCAACATCGAGCACGAGATCATCCGCATCGGCAAGGCGGGTAAGAGCCGCTGGCTGGGCATTCGTCCCACCGTCCGTGGTCTGGCGATGAACCCGGTCGACCACCCGCACGGCGGTGGCGAAGGCAAGTCCGGTCAGGGTAATCCGCATCCGGTGTCGCCGTGGGGCAAGAAGACCAAGGGCCTCACCACGCGCACCAACAAGCGCACTGACAAGTTCATCGTGAGCGGCCGCCGCCAGGGCGCGCGCAGCCAGTAA
- the rplD gene encoding 50S ribosomal protein L4, protein MAKFDVVDLDLKKVSEIELSDDVFGAEPNTHLFYEVAKMQQINRRRGTVGVKNTSLVSGGGKKPWKQKGTGRARQGSIRASHWVGGGKAMAPKSRDYFYRPPRKVRRGALKSALSLRAREKTLIILSGFSLDAPKSKQAFEVLTKRLKLKNALVIDDKGNTNLHRSVRNLAKFDVLPPEGLNLEAVLRHSHIVLTSAAAKTLEGALS, encoded by the coding sequence ATGGCGAAGTTTGACGTTGTCGACCTGGATTTGAAGAAGGTGTCGGAGATCGAGCTCTCCGACGACGTGTTCGGCGCGGAGCCGAACACCCACCTCTTTTACGAGGTGGCGAAGATGCAGCAGATCAACCGGCGTCGCGGCACGGTCGGGGTGAAGAACACCTCGCTGGTCAGCGGCGGCGGCAAGAAGCCCTGGAAGCAGAAGGGCACCGGTCGCGCCCGCCAGGGCTCCATCCGCGCTTCCCACTGGGTGGGCGGCGGCAAGGCGATGGCTCCCAAGTCGCGCGACTACTTCTACCGCCCGCCCCGCAAGGTGCGCCGCGGCGCCCTGAAGTCCGCGCTGTCCCTCCGGGCCCGCGAGAAGACCCTCATCATCCTGAGCGGCTTCTCCCTGGACGCGCCGAAGAGCAAGCAGGCCTTCGAGGTCCTCACCAAGCGCCTGAAGCTGAAGAACGCGCTGGTGATTGACGACAAGGGCAACACCAACCTGCACCGCAGCGTGCGCAACCTGGCGAAGTTCGACGTGCTGCCTCCCGAGGGGCTCAACCTCGAGGCCGTCCTGCGGCACTCGCACATCGTCCTCACCTCCGCGGCCGCGAAGACCCTCGAGGGGGCGCTGTCATGA
- the rpsS gene encoding 30S ribosomal protein S19 → MARSIKKGPFVDDFLVKKIEDMIKTNKKTVVKTWSRRSTILPEFVGHTFAVHNGKKFIPVFVTENMVGHKLGEFAPTRTFGGHSAEKKVAKAPGK, encoded by the coding sequence ATGGCTCGTTCGATCAAGAAGGGTCCGTTCGTCGATGATTTCCTCGTGAAGAAGATCGAGGACATGATCAAGACGAACAAGAAGACGGTCGTGAAGACGTGGTCGCGGCGCTCCACCATTCTTCCGGAGTTCGTCGGTCACACCTTCGCGGTGCACAACGGGAAGAAGTTCATCCCGGTGTTCGTCACGGAGAACATGGTGGGCCACAAGCTCGGCGAGTTCGCCCCGACGCGTACGTTCGGCGGTCACTCGGCGGAGAAGAAGGTCGCCAAGGCCCCGGGCAAGTAG